A stretch of the Conexivisphaerales archaeon genome encodes the following:
- a CDS encoding transaldolase family protein — translation MTQIFLDTASAAEIRQFLSWGIGDGVTTNQKIFLSEGNVDFKQRVLEICNMKKEWPVSVETTTHTFEELVEEAREYSSWHKNVVVKVAMHKDGLGLRVVKKLHDEGIKTNMTCMVTFNQLYLAAKAGATYVSLFFNRARDAGLDPVKTIHEIMPVLERETESRLIVGSIRKPEDVEEVVSADAHIITITPKVLAQMPFHQKTEDTIKEFDDAWNEFVAKNQVSSLPRAKSAAVERK, via the coding sequence TTGACTCAGATATTCCTCGACACTGCAAGTGCAGCTGAGATAAGGCAGTTTCTCAGCTGGGGTATTGGTGATGGGGTAACTACTAACCAGAAGATATTTCTCAGCGAAGGAAACGTTGACTTCAAACAGAGAGTGTTAGAAATATGCAACATGAAGAAGGAATGGCCAGTAAGCGTAGAGACAACAACCCATACCTTCGAAGAGCTGGTTGAAGAGGCCAGAGAATATTCATCATGGCACAAAAATGTTGTTGTCAAGGTGGCTATGCACAAAGACGGTTTAGGCTTGAGGGTTGTTAAGAAGCTTCATGATGAAGGGATAAAGACAAATATGACATGCATGGTGACATTCAACCAGCTTTACCTAGCAGCGAAGGCTGGGGCAACTTATGTAAGCTTATTCTTCAACAGAGCTAGAGACGCAGGGCTTGACCCTGTCAAGACGATTCATGAGATAATGCCTGTACTTGAAAGAGAAACAGAGAGCAGGTTGATAGTTGGTAGCATAAGGAAGCCTGAAGATGTGGAAGAAGTTGTTTCCGCTGATGCTCACATAATAACGATAACTCCAAAGGTTCTTGCACAGATGCCCTTCCACCAGAAGACGGAGGATACCATAAAAGAATTCGATGATGCATGGAATGAATTTGTAGCAAAGAATCAGGTATCATCTCTGCCAAGGGCAAAGAGCGCTGCAGTTGAGCGGAAATAA
- a CDS encoding HAD family hydrolase, which yields MGNKAVFLDRDGTIVSLVYDKETGYIDSITRPDQVKILPGVADALKQLKSAGYKLIIVSNQPAVAKGRVDEDTFWKTQRAIDEEIKSRAGVTFDGEYFCLHHPQAVLKKYRKECDCRKPKPGLILKAAKENDVDIHESYMIGDDILDIKAGRAAGCRTLLISHVTSLLMQILEEQAIKPDGIFRDLSEASKKIISEADHT from the coding sequence ATGGGGAATAAAGCAGTCTTTCTTGATAGGGATGGAACGATAGTCAGCCTTGTGTATGATAAGGAGACGGGCTACATAGATAGTATAACAAGGCCTGATCAGGTAAAGATTTTACCCGGAGTTGCCGACGCTTTGAAACAATTGAAGAGTGCAGGATATAAACTGATAATTGTTTCAAATCAGCCTGCTGTAGCGAAGGGAAGGGTTGACGAAGATACGTTCTGGAAGACTCAAAGGGCAATTGATGAGGAGATAAAGAGCAGAGCAGGAGTTACTTTTGACGGAGAATACTTCTGCCTGCACCACCCTCAGGCTGTCTTGAAAAAGTACAGGAAGGAATGCGACTGCAGAAAACCAAAGCCAGGCTTGATATTAAAGGCAGCTAAAGAGAACGATGTCGATATTCATGAATCTTACATGATAGGCGACGATATACTAGATATCAAGGCAGGAAGGGCGGCTGGTTGTAGAACTTTGCTTATATCTCATGTCACATCATTGCTGATGCAGATCCTTGAAGAGCAGGCAATAAAGCCAGATGGCATTTTCAGGGATCTAAGTGAGGCTTCAAAAAAGATTATCAGCGAAGCTGATCACACATGA
- a CDS encoding SIS domain-containing protein: MGQSAGSISDYLEQSKQVIDKIDRAQIDKTIKLLYDAWKRDASIFIAGNGGSASTATHFACDLNKWASQDAKRRMKAFALVDNIPLVSALTNDNGFNNIYSEQLENFFKPGDVFIAISVHGGSGKDKADLWSQNLVKATAFAKEHGGKTIALVGFDGGVLKGMVDSCILVPVNSTPQVEGLHLVLTHLICDELRKLLKGQ; this comes from the coding sequence ATGGGTCAGTCTGCTGGAAGCATTTCGGATTATCTGGAGCAATCAAAGCAGGTTATAGATAAGATAGACAGAGCACAGATAGATAAGACGATCAAATTACTGTATGATGCATGGAAGAGAGATGCGAGCATCTTCATAGCTGGGAATGGTGGTTCAGCATCTACAGCAACTCATTTTGCATGCGACCTGAACAAATGGGCTTCTCAGGATGCCAAGAGAAGGATGAAGGCATTTGCACTTGTTGACAATATTCCTCTTGTAAGCGCTTTGACAAACGATAACGGCTTCAATAACATCTATTCTGAACAGCTTGAAAACTTCTTCAAGCCTGGAGATGTGTTTATTGCCATAAGCGTCCATGGAGGCTCAGGAAAGGATAAAGCAGATCTTTGGAGCCAGAATCTTGTTAAAGCTACTGCGTTTGCAAAAGAGCATGGAGGAAAGACCATAGCTCTCGTAGGTTTTGATGGTGGAGTGCTGAAAGGTATGGTTGACTCATGCATATTGGTGCCAGTAAATTCTACTCCTCAGGTAGAAGGATTGCATCTTGTTCTTACTCATCTTATATGCGATGAATTGAGGAAACTGCTTAAAGGTCAGTAG
- a CDS encoding acylphosphatase, giving the protein MNKAFEIIARGRLQRVGYRRFVLGLAQEIGLSGYVKNLSD; this is encoded by the coding sequence ATGAATAAAGCATTTGAAATTATTGCGAGGGGAAGATTGCAGAGAGTAGGCTACAGAAGATTTGTTTTGGGCCTGGCTCAGGAGATTGGTCTATCTGGATATGTCAAAAATTTGTCAGATTGA
- a CDS encoding DUF6114 domain-containing protein: MQDKYPNEAYILSLIGGIFVLIGAIVVTLAGAALTFFLLGIGAIIGVFGLIWGIVLIYFAGKLKSDPAGHTTYGALIVVFSLLSWFGSYGGLVIGFLLCLIGGIMAIALESSADFTFSSICNFNSQ; encoded by the coding sequence ATGCAGGACAAATATCCGAACGAGGCGTACATATTGTCGCTTATCGGCGGAATATTCGTTCTAATCGGCGCAATCGTCGTTACACTTGCCGGCGCAGCTCTGACTTTCTTCCTACTTGGAATAGGGGCGATCATCGGGGTATTCGGGCTCATCTGGGGCATAGTTCTCATATATTTCGCAGGAAAGCTGAAATCGGATCCAGCTGGGCATACTACTTATGGTGCTTTGATAGTGGTCTTTTCTCTGCTCAGCTGGTTCGGAAGTTACGGGGGTCTTGTTATAGGATTCCTTCTGTGTCTTATTGGAGGGATAATGGCTATTGCCCTGGAATCCAGCGCAGATTTTACCTTCTCAAGCATCTGCAACTTTAACAGCCAGTAA